A region of Notolabrus celidotus isolate fNotCel1 chromosome 4, fNotCel1.pri, whole genome shotgun sequence DNA encodes the following proteins:
- the gfral gene encoding GDNF family receptor alpha-like — protein sequence MSDLCKKKQALYRDICDDEACQIKGSPVCNMTIQAILDQYPTLQGCVCAWEGELCDSIQALATQCSPKTAQPRRRTLQDWQSSTLIHYVYDDSGSCLDRMKICVSDAVCNRYLAPVLQVCTEEQCDSDICQQVTQQFYSSMPLYVAEMLVLCECEASDQSCLHIKTALQSGTCRDSTWICQETVSQCAEDQTCRILLKTFRETCWSSEEAQCSDTALQSDECFTRMDPRLILSADPDCRASFLATLGTVLHYPCTCKGIYNEDLLTCSMIHDVFHNRSHFMKSWKKSSIGPSTPPEMNHSEDSQMWSNDYLLYTLATLVLVGLVIFLPLAVISKIWKLRRRDKTKFHHPQKSTLVVSH from the exons ATGTCAGATTTGTGCAAGAAGAAGCAGGCGCTTTATCGTGATATCTGTGATG ATGAAGCGTGCCAAATAAAAGGCTCACCAGTCTGTAACATGACCATCCAGGCCATACTGGACCAGTATCCCACTCTGCAGGGGTGTGTGTGCGCCTGGGAGGGGGAGCTCTGTGACTCTATACAAGCACTGGCCACACAATGCAGTCCAAAGACAG CTCAGCCGAGGAGGAGAACATTGCAGGACTGGCAGTCGAGCACTTTGATACACTACG TGTACGATGATTCTGGATCCTGCTTGGACAGAATGAAAATCTGTGTCAGTGATGCGGTTTGCAACAGGTACCTGGCACCTGTTCTCCAGGTGTGTACAGAGGAGCAGTGTGACAGTGACATCTGCCAACAAGTGACTCAGCAGTTTTACAGCAGCATGCCACTCTATGTGGCAGAGATGTTggtcctgtgtgagtgtgaagctTCAGATCAGAGCTGTCTGCACATCAAAACCGCTCTGCAAAGTGGCACCTGTAGAGACTCGACATGGATCTGCCAAGAGACTGTGAGCCAGTGTGCTGAGGACCAAACCTGCAG AATTCTTTTAAAGACTTTCAGAGAGACATGCTGGAGTTCTGAAGAGGCACAATGCAGCGACACTGCCCTCCAGTCGGATGAATGTTTCACCCGAATGGATCCTCGTCTCATCCTCAGTGCAGATCCAGATTGTAGAGCATCCTTTTTGGCCACTCTGGGCACCGTACTTCACTACCCTTGTACCTGCAAAGGAATATACAATGAAGATCTGCTGACGTGCAGCATGATTCATGATGTTTTTCATAACAGATCGCACTTCA tGAAGTCGTGGAAAAAAAGCAGCATTGGTCCTTCAACGCCTCCAGAAATGAACCATTCAGAGGACAGTCAGATGTGGTCAAATG atTATCTTCTGTATACTCTTGCAACCTTGGTACTCGTTGGATTGGTGATATTTCTGCCTCTGGCTGTTATCAGTAAAATATG GAAGCTGAGAAGAAGAGATAAAACTAAATTTCACCATCCACAGAAAAGCACCTTAGTTGTCAGTCACTGA